In one Sphingomonas sp. S1-29 genomic region, the following are encoded:
- the hmgA gene encoding homogentisate 1,2-dioxygenase: MTHYLPGFGNHVSTEAIPGALPIGRNSPQRPAFGLYAEQLSGTAFTAPRHENRRSWLYRMRPTAEHPPFVLYTGAADFAPGTADAPLAPNRLRWDPLPLPQTPVDLIDGMTTMMASRDPASLNGVALHVYAASRDMDARVFMNADGEMLFVPEHGRLALLTELGRIDVAPGQIALVPRGVRFRALLPDGSARGYVCENHGSFFRLPDLGPIGANGLANPRDFETPVAWYEDRDEPFEVVQKFLGSLWTTTIDHSPLDVVAWHGNLAPWRYDLARFNAINTVSFDHPDPSIFTVLTSPSDVAGRANADFVIFPPRWMVAEDSFRPPWFHRNVMSEAMGLIQGAYDAKAEGFQPGGISLHNLMSGHGPDVATWKAASAAELKPHKIDGTMAFMLESCWPYRPTQGALDRAQLDYDAVWNDFPKAKLPQ; the protein is encoded by the coding sequence ATGACCCATTACCTCCCCGGCTTCGGCAATCATGTTTCGACCGAGGCGATCCCCGGCGCGCTGCCGATCGGGCGCAATTCGCCGCAGCGGCCAGCGTTCGGGCTATATGCCGAGCAATTGTCGGGCACCGCCTTCACCGCGCCGCGCCACGAGAATCGCCGGTCGTGGCTGTACCGGATGCGGCCCACCGCCGAGCATCCGCCGTTCGTGCTCTACACCGGCGCGGCCGATTTCGCGCCCGGCACCGCCGACGCGCCGCTTGCGCCCAATCGCCTGCGCTGGGATCCGCTGCCGCTGCCGCAAACCCCGGTCGACCTGATCGACGGCATGACGACGATGATGGCCAGCCGCGATCCCGCCAGCCTCAACGGCGTCGCGCTGCACGTCTATGCCGCCAGCCGCGACATGGACGCGCGCGTGTTCATGAACGCCGATGGCGAGATGCTGTTCGTCCCCGAACATGGCCGGCTGGCACTGTTGACCGAGCTCGGGCGGATCGACGTTGCGCCGGGGCAGATCGCGCTGGTTCCGCGCGGGGTGCGCTTTCGTGCGCTGCTGCCCGACGGCAGCGCGCGCGGCTATGTCTGCGAGAATCACGGCAGCTTCTTTCGCTTGCCCGATCTGGGGCCGATCGGTGCCAATGGCCTCGCCAACCCGCGCGATTTCGAGACGCCGGTCGCCTGGTACGAGGATCGCGACGAGCCGTTCGAGGTGGTGCAGAAATTTCTCGGCTCGCTATGGACGACGACGATCGACCATTCGCCGCTCGACGTGGTGGCGTGGCACGGCAACCTGGCCCCGTGGCGCTATGATCTGGCGCGGTTCAACGCGATCAACACCGTCAGTTTCGACCATCCCGATCCGTCGATCTTCACCGTGCTGACCTCGCCCAGCGACGTGGCGGGTCGCGCCAATGCCGATTTCGTGATCTTCCCGCCGCGCTGGATGGTGGCCGAGGACAGCTTCCGCCCGCCCTGGTTCCACCGCAACGTGATGTCCGAAGCGATGGGGCTGATCCAGGGGGCGTATGACGCCAAGGCCGAGGGATTTCAGCCGGGCGGCATTTCGCTGCACAATCTGATGTCGGGCCACGGCCCCGATGTCGCGACGTGGAAGGCCGCGAGCGCCGCCGAACTGAAGCCGCACAAGATCGACGGCACGATGGCGTTCATGCTCGAGAGCTGCTGGCCGTATCGCCCGACGCAGGGCGCGCTCGATCGCGCGCAGCTCGATTACGACGCGGTGTGGAACGACTTTCCCAAGGCGAAGCTGCCGCAGTGA
- the hppD gene encoding 4-hydroxyphenylpyruvate dioxygenase yields the protein MDHMDVNPMGLDGFEFCEFTSADPERMAGQLEAMGFVAASVHPTRDVVRYKQGRINILLNREPTGHAAEFRAAHGPSASGMAFRVQDAQAAFDAALERGAIAADAAEGALGEGYALQGIGGSMLYLVDRHGARGSLYDDWTPVEGAAEAEAANNVGLDLLDHLTHNVRRGQMRVWSQFYNAIFGFEEQKYFDIKGKATGLFSQAMIAPDKAIRIPLNESQDDKSQIEEYLREYNGEGIQHLAFTTDDIYATVEKLRARGVKLQDTIETYYELIDKRVPGHGEDVERLKRNRILIDGDTGDEGILLQIFTENMFGPIFFEIIQRKGNEGFGAGNFQALYESIELDQIRRGVVTVDA from the coding sequence ATGGATCATATGGACGTGAACCCGATGGGCCTCGACGGCTTCGAATTTTGCGAATTCACCTCGGCCGATCCCGAGCGGATGGCGGGCCAGCTCGAGGCGATGGGCTTCGTTGCGGCGTCGGTGCATCCCACGCGCGACGTCGTTCGCTACAAGCAGGGGCGGATCAACATCCTGCTCAACCGCGAACCGACCGGCCATGCCGCCGAATTCCGCGCCGCGCACGGCCCTTCGGCCAGCGGCATGGCGTTCCGCGTGCAGGACGCCCAGGCGGCGTTCGATGCGGCGCTCGAGCGCGGCGCGATCGCGGCCGATGCTGCCGAAGGCGCGCTGGGCGAAGGCTATGCGCTGCAGGGAATCGGCGGGTCGATGCTGTACCTGGTCGACCGCCACGGCGCGCGCGGCAGCCTGTATGACGACTGGACCCCGGTCGAGGGCGCGGCGGAGGCCGAGGCGGCGAACAATGTCGGGCTCGACCTGCTCGATCACCTTACCCACAATGTCCGGCGCGGGCAGATGCGGGTGTGGTCGCAATTCTACAACGCGATCTTCGGCTTCGAAGAGCAGAAATATTTCGACATCAAGGGCAAGGCGACCGGGCTGTTCAGCCAGGCGATGATCGCCCCCGACAAGGCGATCCGCATCCCGCTGAACGAGAGCCAGGACGACAAGAGCCAGATCGAGGAATATCTGCGCGAATATAATGGCGAAGGCATCCAGCATTTGGCCTTCACCACCGACGACATCTACGCGACGGTGGAAAAGCTTCGCGCGCGCGGCGTGAAGCTGCAGGACACGATCGAGACGTACTACGAACTGATCGACAAGCGCGTGCCGGGGCATGGCGAGGATGTCGAGCGGCTGAAGCGCAACCGCATCCTGATCGACGGCGACACCGGCGACGAGGGGATTTTGCTGCAGATCTTCACCGAGAATATGTTCGGGCCGATCTTCTTCGAGATCATCCAGCGCAAGGGCAATGAAGGCTTCGGCGCGGGGAATTTCCAGGCGCTGTATGAGTCGATCGAGCTGGACCAGATCCGTCGGGGTGTGGTGACGGTGGATGCGTAA
- a CDS encoding Rieske (2Fe-2S) protein: MSTADTRVFATPAGVTLGALDLVADGAARSFVVQMRAGRFHGFAVRRGDGVVGYVDRCPHMQVPLAQSLDAYLTPDGGLIACAWHGALFRIDDGECVGGPCVGARLGAWPLVVEAGMIVTGVLPEAT, from the coding sequence GTGAGCACCGCCGATACGCGGGTGTTCGCGACCCCGGCGGGGGTGACTCTGGGCGCGCTCGATTTGGTCGCCGACGGCGCGGCGCGCAGTTTCGTGGTGCAGATGCGTGCCGGGCGGTTTCATGGCTTTGCGGTGCGGCGCGGGGACGGCGTGGTCGGCTATGTCGATCGTTGCCCGCACATGCAGGTGCCGCTGGCGCAGAGTCTCGATGCGTATCTGACCCCCGATGGCGGGTTGATCGCGTGCGCGTGGCATGGCGCGCTGTTTCGGATCGATGATGGCGAATGCGTCGGCGGGCCGTGCGTGGGGGCGCGGCTGGGGGCCTGGCCGTTGGTGGTCGAGGCGGGGATGATCGTGACGGGGGTTCTGCCCGAGGCGACTTGA
- a CDS encoding ImuA family protein: protein MTESSALSDLRRRIAAIEPPSSIASTCVATGHVAIDLALGGGLARGRVHEVFALDAADASCAAGFAAMLARRLGGGIVWLREETADRQGGQLHAAGLVEIGIDPDRLILGLLPDPLAVLRAAADVVRCPDVGIALIELWRDPRRLDLTASRRLALAAEESGVTAIILRIAAEPSPSAAQTRWAVRAAASVPLAADAPGHPALEVELLRQRGRAQSGVWRVEWDREQASFRAPALSGAVVSLPAGRSAGADGGARLRRA, encoded by the coding sequence ATGACCGAGTCGTCCGCCTTGAGCGACCTGCGCCGCAGGATCGCCGCGATCGAGCCACCGTCCTCGATCGCGTCGACGTGCGTGGCGACCGGCCATGTCGCGATCGACCTGGCGCTGGGCGGCGGGCTGGCGCGCGGGCGGGTGCACGAGGTGTTCGCGCTCGATGCCGCCGATGCGAGCTGCGCGGCGGGGTTCGCGGCGATGCTCGCGCGGCGGCTGGGGGGCGGGATCGTGTGGCTGCGCGAGGAAACCGCCGATCGGCAGGGGGGACAGCTCCATGCCGCGGGGCTGGTCGAGATCGGTATCGACCCCGACCGGCTGATCCTGGGGCTGTTGCCCGATCCGCTCGCGGTGCTGCGCGCCGCTGCCGATGTCGTGCGCTGCCCCGATGTCGGCATCGCGCTGATCGAATTGTGGCGCGATCCGCGCCGGCTCGATCTCACGGCAAGCCGGCGGCTGGCGCTGGCGGCGGAGGAATCGGGGGTCACCGCGATCATCCTGCGGATCGCCGCCGAACCTTCGCCAAGCGCCGCGCAAACGCGCTGGGCGGTGCGCGCGGCGGCATCGGTGCCGCTCGCTGCCGATGCGCCGGGGCATCCCGCGCTCGAAGTCGAATTGTTGCGCCAGCGTGGCCGCGCCCAAAGCGGGGTTTGGCGAGTGGAGTGGGATCGTGAACAAGCAAGCTTCCGCGCGCCGGCGCTATCTGGCGCTGTGGTTTCCCTTCCTGCCGGCCGATCGGCTGGTGCGGATGGGGGTGCCCGATTGCGACGTGCCTGA